In a single window of the Melioribacteraceae bacterium genome:
- a CDS encoding carbon-nitrogen hydrolase produces the protein MSKKYTIGLLQLAFSEDIDDNLKKTLSWVEKAAKEGANIVCLPELYRSQYFCQKEDSSLFDLAETIPGPSTNSFQKLAVDLKISIIVPLFEKRAPGVYHNSAVIIDAGGEILGTYRKMHIPDDPSYYEKYYFTPGDLGFKSFQTKFGKIGTLICWDQWYPEGARLTSLQAAEVLFYPTAIGWHPAEKERYGSAQKDSWITIQRSHAIANGVYVASANRIGLEKPIPDSDGIQFWGSSFICDPQGVFIAQASEDKEEILLAEVDLKHLETIRRNWPFLRDRRIDAYNDITKRYID, from the coding sequence ATGAGCAAGAAATATACAATTGGATTATTACAACTCGCATTCTCTGAAGATATTGATGATAATCTGAAAAAAACATTATCGTGGGTTGAAAAAGCGGCTAAAGAGGGGGCAAATATAGTTTGTCTGCCTGAACTCTACCGCTCACAATACTTCTGCCAAAAGGAAGATTCTTCACTATTCGATCTTGCCGAAACAATTCCGGGTCCTTCAACAAATTCATTTCAAAAATTAGCTGTTGATCTGAAAATATCTATAATTGTTCCTTTATTTGAAAAAAGGGCACCCGGTGTTTATCATAATAGCGCGGTAATAATTGATGCGGGAGGAGAAATTTTAGGCACATATAGAAAAATGCACATCCCTGATGATCCTTCATATTATGAAAAATATTATTTCACTCCCGGGGATTTAGGCTTCAAATCATTTCAAACAAAATTTGGTAAAATTGGAACATTAATTTGCTGGGATCAATGGTATCCAGAAGGTGCGCGTCTTACATCACTTCAAGCGGCGGAAGTATTATTCTATCCAACAGCAATTGGCTGGCATCCGGCCGAAAAAGAAAGATATGGTTCTGCTCAAAAAGATTCATGGATTACAATTCAGCGTTCACACGCAATTGCCAATGGTGTTTATGTAGCGTCGGCAAATAGAATAGGTTTGGAAAAACCAATTCCAGATAGCGATGGAATACAATTTTGGGGATCCTCATTTATATGCGATCCGCAAGGAGTATTCATCGCGCAAGCTTCTGAGGATAAAGAAGAAATTTTATTAGCAGAAGTTGATTTAAAACATCTTGAAACAATAAGAAGAAATTGGCCATTTTTAAGAGATAGAAGAATTGACGCGTATAATGATATTACAAAAAGGTATATAGATTAA
- a CDS encoding agmatine deiminase family protein — translation MKSNITYRLPAEWEEHKSTIICWPHQKEDWPGKFEPIQWVYVEIVKNIVDGELVRIIVQSQNERKKAQKCLERANVDLNNIEFIINETDRGWMRDSSPTFVKRGSETTAIRFQFNGWAKYSNWKKDKYIPRTLSNVLSVDLIDAEYKDRTVVLEGGAIDSNGCGTLLTTEECLMDKIVQVRNPGFTKKDYEKVFDKYLGIKNIIWLGKGIAGDDTHGHVDDLCRFVNKNTVLLCRETDSKDENYSILEENYERLQDARLENGSKLNIVSLPMPAPIEFEDLRLPASYANFYISNNAVLVPTFNDPNDRIALNIIKEFFSDREVIGIHSVDLVWGLGTIHCLSHEEPL, via the coding sequence ATGAAATCAAACATCACTTATAGACTTCCCGCCGAATGGGAAGAACACAAATCAACAATAATTTGCTGGCCACACCAAAAAGAAGATTGGCCTGGTAAGTTCGAACCAATTCAGTGGGTATATGTAGAAATAGTAAAAAATATTGTGGATGGAGAGCTTGTTAGAATAATTGTTCAATCTCAAAATGAAAGGAAGAAAGCTCAAAAATGTCTTGAACGAGCCAATGTTGATTTGAATAATATAGAATTTATTATCAATGAAACTGATCGAGGATGGATGCGTGATTCTTCTCCAACATTTGTAAAAAGGGGAAGTGAAACAACAGCAATCAGATTTCAATTTAACGGCTGGGCAAAATATTCTAATTGGAAAAAAGATAAATATATTCCACGAACTCTTTCAAATGTTTTGAGTGTTGATTTGATTGATGCCGAATATAAAGATAGAACAGTAGTTCTGGAAGGGGGAGCGATTGATTCCAATGGATGCGGTACATTACTAACTACAGAAGAATGTTTGATGGATAAGATAGTTCAAGTGCGCAATCCAGGATTCACAAAAAAGGATTATGAAAAAGTGTTTGATAAATATCTTGGAATTAAAAATATAATATGGTTGGGAAAAGGTATTGCTGGAGATGATACACATGGACACGTTGACGATTTATGCAGATTTGTAAATAAGAATACTGTTTTACTTTGCAGAGAAACAGACAGTAAAGATGAGAACTATTCTATACTTGAAGAAAATTATGAGCGATTGCAAGATGCCCGCCTTGAAAATGGAAGTAAGTTAAATATTGTATCCTTACCAATGCCTGCGCCAATAGAATTTGAAGATTTACGGCTCCCCGCAAGTTATGCCAATTTTTACATTTCAAATAATGCGGTACTTGTTCCAACCTTTAATGATCCTAACGATAGAATTGCCCTGAATATTATAAAAGAGTTTTTTTCTGACCGTGAAGTAATAGGAATCCATTCGGTGGATCTCGTTTGGGGGCTGGGAACGATACATTGTTTAAGTCATGAAGAACCATTGTAA
- a CDS encoding NAD-dependent succinate-semialdehyde dehydrogenase yields the protein MPITTLNPATGKIIKEFTSHTSEEVKSFINNSHNTFLQWRNTDFSERRRLMNCASEILMKDKQRYGSILTLEMGKPITQAIAEVEKCAWVCKYYADNAEEILKEEVIKTDASESYVRFDPLGVILAVMPWNFPFWQVFRFAAPAIMAGNTALLKHASNVPMSALAIEEIFTKAGFPPNVFTTLLIGSNLVDDLISDPLVKAVTLTGSEPAGKHVAQLCGTNLKKTVLELGGSDPFIVLDNANIDNAVNVAVTARIINNGQSCIAAKRFIVVDSVFDEFKELFVKRMNSIVVGDPMNSNTELGPIAREDLLYELEEQVKKSVELGAEILCGGKIIKREGFYFEPTILSNLKKGMPAYDDEIFGPVASLIHVNDEGDAIKIANDSLFGLGASIWTSDINKAKIFAKQIESGSVFINGMVKSDPRLPFGGIKNSGYGRELSNYGIKEFLNIKTVWIK from the coding sequence ATGCCTATTACAACATTGAATCCTGCAACGGGGAAAATTATTAAAGAATTTACCAGTCACACTTCAGAAGAAGTTAAAAGCTTCATTAATAATTCCCACAATACTTTTTTACAGTGGCGAAATACTGATTTTTCTGAGCGCAGGAGATTAATGAATTGCGCTTCCGAAATTTTAATGAAAGACAAACAGAGGTATGGATCGATTTTAACTCTAGAAATGGGAAAACCAATAACACAAGCAATCGCCGAAGTAGAAAAATGCGCGTGGGTATGCAAGTATTATGCGGATAATGCTGAAGAAATATTAAAGGAAGAGGTAATTAAAACAGATGCCTCTGAAAGTTATGTTCGGTTTGATCCACTTGGAGTTATACTTGCTGTAATGCCCTGGAATTTTCCCTTTTGGCAAGTGTTTAGATTTGCCGCGCCAGCAATCATGGCCGGAAATACTGCATTGCTAAAACATGCAAGTAATGTACCTATGAGTGCATTAGCCATTGAAGAAATATTTACCAAAGCAGGGTTCCCACCCAATGTTTTCACCACTCTCTTAATTGGTTCTAATCTTGTCGATGATTTAATTTCAGATCCCTTAGTAAAAGCTGTTACTTTAACCGGGAGCGAGCCTGCTGGAAAACATGTAGCGCAACTTTGCGGGACAAACTTAAAAAAGACTGTTTTAGAATTAGGGGGAAGTGATCCATTTATAGTACTTGATAATGCGAATATTGATAATGCCGTTAATGTGGCTGTAACTGCACGAATCATAAATAATGGTCAGAGTTGCATTGCCGCAAAAAGATTTATAGTAGTTGATTCTGTATTTGATGAGTTTAAAGAGTTATTCGTGAAGAGAATGAATAGTATTGTTGTGGGAGATCCTATGAATTCAAATACTGAACTTGGACCAATTGCACGAGAAGATTTACTATATGAACTTGAGGAACAGGTGAAAAAATCTGTTGAATTAGGAGCTGAAATTCTATGTGGTGGAAAAATTATTAAGCGTGAAGGATTCTACTTTGAGCCTACTATACTTTCTAATCTAAAAAAAGGAATGCCAGCTTATGATGATGAAATATTTGGTCCTGTCGCAAGTTTAATTCATGTTAATGATGAGGGTGACGCAATTAAAATTGCTAACGATTCTCTATTTGGGCTTGGTGCATCAATATGGACTTCAGACATTAATAAAGCGAAAATTTTTGCCAAGCAGATTGAATCGGGCTCAGTGTTTATAAATGGAATGGTTAAATCTGATCCACGACTTCCATTTGGAGGAATTAAAAATTCTGGTTATGGAAGAGAACTCTCTAATTATGGAATAAAAGAATTTTTGAACATAAAAACTGTATGGATTAAATAA
- a CDS encoding ROK family protein: MEIKKVVAGVDIGGTNTVFGFIEENGNCLYESSLPTLAEKSADQFFERLFKQVMDSFQNYVGTHELVGIGIGAPNANYYKGTVENPPNLNWGMVDVKNIVKKYTHLPSAITNDANAAALGELLFGAGIGLKDFVVITLGTGLGSGIIVNGELVYGHDGFAGEIGHSIVEKNGRDCGCGRKGCLETYASATGIRKTAIEILNRSEQKSQLRDIPEDEITSKHIGIAAANGDELALEAFDYTAKILGFELANTVAYLSPEAIILFGGLAKAGDILFIPVKKYMEENLLDIFKNKVRIIPSGLLDKNTAVLGAAALIWNELKKH, translated from the coding sequence ATGGAAATTAAAAAAGTTGTTGCCGGTGTAGATATCGGCGGTACAAATACTGTTTTCGGATTTATTGAAGAAAATGGAAATTGTCTTTATGAATCATCACTTCCCACCTTGGCAGAAAAATCAGCGGATCAATTTTTTGAAAGATTGTTTAAACAAGTGATGGATTCATTTCAAAACTATGTGGGAACTCATGAGTTAGTTGGAATTGGGATTGGCGCACCCAATGCTAATTATTATAAAGGAACTGTCGAAAATCCTCCAAATCTAAATTGGGGTATGGTTGATGTTAAAAATATTGTAAAGAAATACACCCACTTGCCCTCAGCAATAACAAATGACGCAAATGCCGCAGCCTTGGGCGAATTGTTATTTGGTGCTGGAATTGGGCTGAAGGATTTTGTGGTGATAACATTAGGAACCGGATTGGGCAGCGGAATTATTGTTAATGGTGAATTAGTATATGGTCATGATGGATTTGCAGGGGAAATTGGTCATTCAATAGTTGAGAAAAATGGAAGGGATTGCGGTTGCGGCAGAAAAGGTTGTTTGGAAACTTATGCATCAGCAACTGGAATCAGAAAAACCGCAATAGAAATATTAAATCGTTCTGAACAAAAAAGTCAACTTAGAGATATTCCGGAGGATGAGATTACATCCAAACATATCGGCATTGCCGCGGCAAATGGTGATGAACTGGCTCTCGAAGCTTTCGATTATACAGCCAAAATTTTAGGGTTCGAATTAGCAAATACAGTTGCATATCTGAGTCCGGAAGCAATTATTTTATTTGGCGGACTCGCAAAAGCGGGGGATATTCTTTTTATCCCTGTAAAAAAATATATGGAAGAAAATTTACTCGATATTTTCAAAAATAAAGTTAGAATAATTCCATCGGGACTTCTTGATAAAAATACTGCGGTTCTTGGTGCCGCGGCATTAATCTGGAATGAATTGAAAAAACATTAG
- a CDS encoding (2Fe-2S)-binding protein, with product MAQFQLEVNKNKYSVDVDPDTPLLWVLRDTLGLTGTKYSCGEGICGTCTVLIDGKAERSCALEVQNAVGKEITTIEGFAENPTHPIFKTWIDLEVSQCGYCQPGQILTLASLLNEKTKPSIKQVEDVMDSVLCRCGTYHRIKKAVVKLVEEEK from the coding sequence ATGGCTCAATTTCAATTAGAGGTAAATAAAAATAAGTATAGTGTTGATGTTGATCCCGATACACCTTTATTATGGGTATTACGCGATACACTTGGACTTACTGGTACAAAGTATAGCTGCGGTGAAGGTATCTGTGGAACATGCACAGTTCTTATTGACGGAAAAGCAGAACGCTCATGCGCCCTCGAAGTGCAAAATGCAGTAGGAAAAGAGATTACTACAATTGAGGGATTTGCTGAAAATCCAACTCATCCAATATTCAAAACATGGATTGATCTAGAGGTCTCTCAATGCGGTTATTGCCAACCCGGCCAAATTTTAACTCTTGCCTCTCTTCTTAATGAAAAAACAAAACCATCGATTAAACAAGTTGAAGATGTGATGGATTCGGTTTTGTGCCGATGCGGTACTTATCATCGAATTAAAAAAGCGGTGGTAAAATTGGTTGAGGAGGAAAAATAA
- a CDS encoding NCS2 family permease: protein MDKYFKFGENQTNFKTEILAGVTTFLATMYIIVVNPAIISATGMPFEGVLTATVLVSAFSSIAMGIYAKNPIVIAPGMGINAFFAYSVVIGMGVKWEIALGAVFWSGIVFIILSIINVRKLIIQAIPKQLRYAIAAGIGIFITFIGFENAKFIVDNPVTLVSIAKMNWIVVTFLIGLMAMSILVVKKIKGAIILGIIFTTILSIPIGRLYGDASAINNGLSTLVTYKGIFSAPDFSLFFKLDLIGSLQFALLPVIFSFLFTDMFDSLSTFIGVAEAANLVDKNGEPRNVKESLLVDAFSTTISGVFGTSAGTAYIESATGIKEGGRTGFTAIVAGFLFLPFMFLSPLLSIVPSIATAPALILVGVFMMTPVTKINWSSFDDAVPAFLGMVLIPFTYSITQGIIWGFLSWTLIKIATGKKEEVTPMLLIIDLFAILALIV from the coding sequence ATGGATAAGTACTTCAAGTTTGGGGAAAATCAAACAAACTTTAAAACGGAAATTCTTGCCGGTGTAACTACCTTTTTAGCCACGATGTATATAATTGTTGTTAATCCCGCAATTATTTCTGCAACGGGAATGCCTTTCGAAGGAGTTTTAACCGCTACAGTTTTAGTAAGCGCTTTCAGCAGTATAGCTATGGGTATATACGCAAAAAATCCAATTGTAATTGCGCCGGGCATGGGGATCAATGCGTTTTTTGCTTACTCGGTTGTGATTGGGATGGGTGTTAAATGGGAAATTGCTCTTGGCGCTGTTTTCTGGAGCGGAATTGTGTTTATAATTTTATCAATAATAAATGTGCGCAAGTTAATTATTCAAGCTATTCCCAAACAATTAAGATACGCAATCGCTGCCGGCATTGGCATATTCATAACATTTATAGGATTTGAAAACGCGAAGTTTATTGTTGATAATCCAGTCACACTTGTCAGTATCGCAAAGATGAATTGGATAGTTGTTACATTCCTTATTGGTCTGATGGCTATGAGTATCCTTGTTGTAAAGAAAATTAAGGGAGCTATTATTCTTGGGATCATTTTTACAACAATTTTATCTATTCCAATAGGGAGATTGTATGGCGACGCTTCTGCAATTAATAATGGTTTATCAACTCTTGTAACCTATAAGGGAATATTCTCAGCACCCGATTTCAGTTTATTCTTTAAACTAGATTTGATCGGATCATTACAATTTGCTCTTCTCCCCGTAATCTTTTCTTTTTTATTTACAGATATGTTTGATTCGCTTTCAACTTTTATTGGAGTTGCCGAAGCCGCAAACTTAGTTGATAAAAATGGAGAGCCTCGTAATGTAAAAGAATCATTATTAGTTGATGCCTTTTCGACTACTATTTCGGGAGTATTTGGGACAAGCGCGGGAACAGCGTATATCGAAAGTGCAACCGGGATTAAAGAGGGAGGTAGAACCGGTTTTACAGCTATTGTAGCCGGATTTTTGTTTTTACCCTTTATGTTCTTATCTCCGCTTTTATCAATTGTTCCTTCAATTGCAACAGCTCCTGCGTTAATACTAGTCGGTGTTTTTATGATGACACCGGTAACTAAAATTAATTGGAGCAGTTTTGATGATGCCGTACCTGCGTTTCTGGGAATGGTGTTAATTCCATTTACTTATTCAATAACCCAAGGAATTATTTGGGGATTTCTGAGTTGGACTTTAATAAAAATCGCCACGGGTAAAAAAGAAGAAGTAACACCTATGCTTTTAATAATTGATCTCTTTGCGATACTTGCGCTAATTGTTTAG
- a CDS encoding xanthine dehydrogenase family protein molybdopterin-binding subunit, protein MRKHTRREFVKIVGLSGSGLLLAAYVPASILNAKPDGEPKIFSPSVYLQIDSNGIVTVFVHRTEMGQGVQTSLPMLVAEELEVEVDKIRVIQANADSKYGSQSTGGSWSIRSTFEPFRVAGATARMMLISAAALKFGLDESKCFAENGYIKNSVNNKSFSYAELVDDAAKLTVPKDVKLKDPKDYKIIGKRVPRTDTPDKLFGKAKFGIDIALPGMFYAVIKRPPVYGATLKNFDDSKAKKVNGVVEVIQISRGVAVIASSTWSAIKGRDALVIDWDLGSNVNVSSDSIKKEMESHISSDGFTLEEYGNPFSGNSKDAKVIEAIYEVPYIAHAPMEPVNAVANITKDKAEMWVSSQNPQDAQNRVAQLLNRKPEDVVLHVTFVGGAFGRKLRSDFAVEAAEISNVSGKIIKLMWTRDDDMKYGYFRPTSMHSMKGIVAENKVMEFKHHIIATSIRAQDQGMPKTAREYDIAGSATGWKYKFPYNRVSGTVVNTPVLISWLRAVYGTQNPFAIESFIDELAFAAGKDPLELRKELLVEDSRLKNVMLVAANKAEWNKKLEPGRGRGIAIYEGYNSFCALVAEVTVTGSKLKVDKYVAVIDCGIVVNPDTLESQIEGSIAFALSAALKQKITIRNGAIEQSNYDDFPMLTLSEMPEVEVHIIPSVEKVGGIGELAIAPVAPALCNAIFNASGKRIRKLPIELI, encoded by the coding sequence ATGAGAAAGCATACACGAAGAGAGTTTGTAAAAATAGTTGGATTGAGCGGAAGCGGATTACTGCTTGCTGCTTATGTACCTGCATCAATTTTAAATGCAAAACCGGATGGAGAACCAAAAATATTTTCTCCAAGCGTATATCTTCAAATTGACTCGAATGGAATAGTAACAGTTTTTGTTCATAGAACTGAAATGGGACAAGGTGTGCAAACATCTCTTCCTATGCTGGTAGCGGAAGAGTTGGAAGTTGAAGTTGATAAGATTAGAGTAATTCAAGCCAATGCCGATTCGAAGTATGGAAGTCAATCTACCGGTGGAAGCTGGAGCATCAGAAGTACTTTTGAACCTTTTAGAGTAGCGGGAGCTACCGCAAGAATGATGCTTATTTCTGCCGCCGCTTTAAAATTTGGTTTAGATGAATCGAAATGTTTCGCTGAAAATGGATATATCAAAAATTCAGTTAATAATAAATCGTTTAGTTATGCAGAACTCGTGGATGATGCGGCTAAATTAACTGTACCCAAAGATGTTAAATTGAAAGATCCCAAGGATTATAAAATAATTGGCAAGCGTGTTCCTCGTACTGATACTCCCGACAAACTTTTTGGAAAAGCTAAATTTGGAATTGATATTGCTCTTCCGGGAATGTTCTATGCGGTTATTAAGAGACCTCCAGTTTATGGGGCGACATTAAAAAATTTTGATGACTCGAAAGCAAAAAAAGTTAATGGTGTTGTTGAAGTAATCCAAATATCTAGAGGTGTTGCAGTTATTGCGAGTTCAACATGGAGCGCGATTAAAGGAAGAGATGCGCTTGTAATTGACTGGGATTTAGGAAGTAATGTTAATGTAAGTTCCGATTCAATTAAAAAAGAAATGGAATCTCATATTTCAAGCGATGGATTTACATTGGAAGAATATGGAAATCCCTTTAGTGGAAATAGTAAAGACGCAAAAGTAATTGAAGCGATTTATGAAGTGCCATACATTGCCCACGCTCCAATGGAACCGGTAAATGCGGTTGCAAATATTACAAAGGATAAAGCTGAAATGTGGGTTTCTTCTCAAAATCCTCAAGATGCTCAAAATAGAGTTGCACAATTACTTAATAGAAAGCCTGAAGACGTTGTGCTTCATGTTACATTTGTTGGAGGAGCGTTTGGTAGAAAACTTAGAAGTGATTTCGCCGTCGAAGCCGCCGAGATTTCAAATGTATCGGGAAAAATTATAAAATTGATGTGGACTCGGGACGATGATATGAAGTATGGGTATTTTAGACCCACAAGTATGCACAGCATGAAAGGAATTGTAGCCGAAAATAAAGTAATGGAATTTAAGCATCATATTATTGCAACCTCAATAAGGGCACAGGATCAGGGAATGCCAAAAACCGCACGCGAATATGATATTGCCGGGAGCGCAACAGGCTGGAAATATAAATTCCCATATAATAGAGTCAGCGGAACAGTAGTTAATACTCCTGTATTAATTTCGTGGCTGCGGGCTGTTTATGGAACTCAAAATCCATTTGCAATTGAATCGTTTATTGATGAATTAGCTTTCGCGGCCGGAAAAGATCCTCTTGAATTACGAAAAGAATTATTGGTTGAAGACTCACGATTAAAAAATGTTATGCTGGTTGCCGCTAATAAAGCCGAGTGGAACAAAAAATTAGAACCGGGGAGAGGTAGAGGAATAGCCATTTATGAAGGTTATAATAGCTTCTGCGCTTTAGTTGCTGAAGTTACCGTAACTGGCAGTAAACTTAAAGTTGATAAATATGTTGCTGTAATTGATTGTGGAATTGTAGTAAACCCAGATACATTGGAATCGCAGATTGAAGGATCAATCGCTTTTGCTCTATCAGCGGCACTTAAACAAAAGATTACAATTAGGAATGGAGCAATTGAACAGAGTAACTATGATGATTTCCCAATGCTAACACTTTCTGAGATGCCTGAAGTTGAAGTACACATAATCCCTAGTGTGGAGAAAGTTGGGGGAATTGGTGAACTTGCTATAGCTCCGGTTGCACCCGCCTTATGTAATGCAATATTCAATGCATCTGGAAAAAGAATTAGAAAACTGCCAATTGAATTAATTTGA
- a CDS encoding glycosyl transferase codes for MKFGYFDDTNKEYVINNVKTPYPWINYLGSESFFSLISNTAGGYTFYKDALLRRLTRYRYNNVPIDNGGKYFYINDNGDVWNPGWKPVKAKLEDYSCRHGMGYTIIKGKRNSIEAEVTFFVPIKSNCEVQKLKLINYGSTPKSIKLFSLIEWCLWNAQDDQTNFQRNFSTGEVEIKDSVIYHKTEYKERRNHFAFYSVNTPINGFDTDRDSFIGLYNGFDKPDVVFEGRPKNSVAHGWSPIASHYIEVDLNPGEMKEFIFILGYIENEDDNKWESKEVINKTKALEMIDLYSDATKVDAAFSELKNYWENLLSIYQLKSGDDKLDRMVNIWNQYQCMVTFNMSRSASYFESGIGRGMGFRDSNQDLIGFVHQIPQKAKERILDIAATQFEDGGAYHQYQPLTKKGNHAVGGNFNDDPLWLILSTSAYIKETGDWSILDESVPFDNDESKAKSLFEHLKRSFYHVVNNLGPHKLPLIGRADWNDCLNLNCFSKNPDESFQTTENKSGGVAESVMIAGLFVLYGGEFVKLCDELKKESEATEARKHVADMIEAIEKHGWDGEWFLRAYDYFGEKIGSKENEEGKIFIESQGFCTMAGVGLEDGKAELALNSVKKYLDCEYGIVLNNPAFTKYYINMGEISTYPAGYKENAGIFCHNNPWIMIGETLVGNGDRAFEYYKKIAPAYLEEISDLHKTEPYVYSQMIAGKDAFKPGEAKNSWLTGTASWNYYTITQYILGIQPQYNGLKVDPCIPKDWSGFEIVRKFREAVYNIKISNPNHVSKGITSLKINGKNHEGNMIPVMPPNSINIVEVTMG; via the coding sequence ATGAAATTTGGTTATTTCGATGACACTAACAAGGAATATGTAATTAACAATGTAAAGACTCCCTATCCATGGATCAATTATCTGGGTAGTGAAAGCTTTTTTTCTTTAATCTCAAATACAGCCGGCGGATACACTTTTTATAAAGATGCGCTATTAAGAAGACTTACCCGTTACCGTTATAATAATGTGCCAATAGACAATGGTGGAAAATATTTTTACATAAATGATAATGGTGATGTTTGGAATCCGGGTTGGAAACCTGTGAAGGCCAAACTAGAAGATTATTCATGCAGACATGGAATGGGTTATACTATTATTAAGGGAAAGCGTAATTCTATCGAAGCAGAGGTAACTTTTTTTGTGCCTATAAAGAGCAATTGCGAAGTGCAGAAATTAAAACTAATTAATTATGGAAGTACTCCTAAATCAATAAAATTATTTTCATTAATTGAATGGTGTTTATGGAACGCTCAAGATGATCAAACAAATTTTCAGCGTAATTTTTCCACCGGTGAAGTAGAAATTAAAGATTCGGTTATCTATCATAAAACAGAATATAAAGAGAGAAGAAATCACTTTGCGTTCTATTCTGTCAATACTCCGATTAATGGTTTTGATACCGACCGGGATTCATTTATAGGATTATATAATGGATTTGATAAGCCCGATGTAGTATTTGAGGGAAGACCTAAAAATTCGGTAGCCCATGGCTGGTCCCCAATTGCCTCTCATTATATCGAAGTTGATTTAAATCCAGGGGAAATGAAGGAATTTATTTTCATCCTCGGTTACATCGAAAATGAAGATGACAATAAGTGGGAATCAAAAGAGGTAATCAATAAAACTAAAGCTCTCGAAATGATTGACTTATACTCTGATGCAACTAAAGTTGATGCGGCATTCAGCGAATTAAAAAATTATTGGGAAAATCTGCTTTCTATTTATCAATTAAAAAGTGGTGATGACAAACTTGACCGCATGGTTAATATCTGGAATCAATATCAATGTATGGTTACTTTTAATATGTCGAGGAGCGCTTCATATTTTGAGAGCGGAATTGGTAGAGGAATGGGATTCCGAGATTCAAACCAGGATTTAATTGGATTTGTGCATCAAATTCCTCAGAAAGCAAAAGAAAGAATTTTGGATATTGCCGCAACTCAGTTTGAAGATGGAGGAGCTTATCATCAATATCAACCATTAACAAAAAAGGGAAATCATGCTGTTGGCGGAAATTTTAACGATGACCCGCTATGGTTAATTCTCTCTACATCTGCATACATAAAAGAAACGGGTGACTGGTCAATTCTTGATGAATCTGTTCCGTTCGACAATGATGAATCAAAAGCGAAATCACTATTTGAACATTTAAAACGATCATTCTATCATGTGGTGAATAATTTAGGTCCACACAAACTCCCCTTAATAGGAAGAGCGGATTGGAATGACTGCTTAAATCTTAATTGCTTTTCAAAGAATCCCGATGAATCATTTCAAACAACTGAAAATAAAAGTGGCGGTGTCGCCGAATCTGTAATGATTGCCGGTTTGTTTGTTCTGTATGGTGGTGAGTTTGTAAAGTTATGTGATGAGTTAAAAAAGGAAAGTGAAGCTACTGAAGCGCGAAAACATGTAGCCGATATGATTGAGGCAATAGAAAAACATGGATGGGATGGGGAATGGTTTTTACGGGCTTATGATTATTTCGGAGAAAAAATAGGGAGTAAGGAAAATGAAGAGGGGAAAATATTTATTGAATCGCAAGGATTTTGTACGATGGCCGGCGTTGGTCTCGAAGATGGAAAAGCTGAACTTGCTCTCAATTCAGTTAAAAAATATTTGGATTGTGAATATGGAATTGTGTTAAATAACCCCGCTTTTACGAAATATTATATCAATATGGGGGAAATTTCCACATACCCAGCCGGATATAAAGAAAATGCGGGAATATTCTGCCATAATAATCCTTGGATAATGATTGGCGAAACATTGGTTGGAAATGGGGATAGGGCATTTGAGTATTACAAGAAGATTGCGCCTGCATATCTTGAAGAAATTAGTGATTTGCATAAAACCGAACCTTATGTTTACTCACAAATGATTGCCGGAAAAGATGCATTCAAACCGGGGGAAGCAAAAAATAGTTGGCTTACAGGTACCGCTTCATGGAATTATTATACTATTACACAATATATTTTAGGAATTCAGCCCCAGTATAATGGATTAAAAGTTGATCCATGCATTCCAAAAGATTGGAGCGGTTTTGAGATTGTTCGGAAATTTCGAGAAGCTGTTTATAATATTAAAATTAGTAATCCAAACCATGTTTCAAAAGGTATCACATCTTTAAAAATAAATGGAAAGAATCATGAAGGAAACATGATACCTGTAATGCCTCCAAATTCTATTAATATTGTTGAAGTAACAATGGGATAA